A genomic region of Paenibacillus sp. PL2-23 contains the following coding sequences:
- a CDS encoding glycoside hydrolase family 2 TIM barrel-domain containing protein, which yields MSQLDCRKRECFDWNWKFILSDEVDAYRDDYDDSHWRTVQLPHDWSIEGEYAEQNPTGKRGGFLPSGIGWYRKQLEWSGTIGEKELFLEFDGIYMNSTIWINGCKVNERPYGYMGFEVAFADLLREGSNTIAIRVDNTGSPSGRWYTGCGIYRHVWLVETDVVRVAHWGTYVTTPAIHDEYALIHGQIELTNHSAGEREVTLVAQVFSPSGTLVGKASKLLKLEANKGATEEVEMNISSPKLWSVDTPEVYTMKTEIFANGCCIDDYVTSFGIRSFSIDTTRGFVLNGQSMKLKGVCLHHDAGPVGAAVPEKLLMKRLRMLKEMGCNAIRTAHHPMSPEFYAFCDRLGFIVMDEAFDGWEETKADCDYGLYFEEWWQQDLGDMLRRDRNHPCVLFWSIGNEVLGMKPETTRKLVEFVHQLDPTRPVTCGIDSIGPGPDENRSLLDVAGYNDGRGSCFGYELDHEKHPNRIMVATEAPHTFQTRGFYRTQTWWRDKNRHRIEIPNLTEEELFFDGALQYNSSYDNSGVRTSARHSWGFVQKYSYLIGEFRWTGFDYLGESFGWPARSANFGIIDLANFPKDHYYFYQSRFTSSPMIHLLPHWTHPGLEDSRIPVWIYTNCDEAELLLNGRSLGRKRMGDAMYLSWDVSYEPGTLEAIGYVAGQPQAVKKVRTAGEPAGIRLETDTDSLRPDGRDVAQVSFSIIDAQGRFVPSGDSVVALQVAGPAELLGTENGDPLDLTPPRSPLRKAFYGLGMGLVQSTFEDKPIEVTAAVIAGSTIFTDSTTVTIALERIALRGELSSRELAIYYSIDGSEANTLYKGAFEINNSCTIRAVVVENGGTILELHAEFKKGVHEKVIDLTHGNRQEEPARFNGPFAFQVCGDWTDGTLRYHFQPDGTVLQSIGLDTPLLYGTWWCDSGTGELAPLDGQKNHKLTLVTQPAESLSLEHDHCRITLTRLTQGTI from the coding sequence ATGAGTCAATTAGACTGTCGCAAACGAGAATGCTTCGATTGGAATTGGAAGTTTATTTTATCGGATGAGGTGGACGCTTACCGGGACGACTATGACGACAGCCACTGGCGAACTGTGCAGCTTCCTCATGATTGGAGTATAGAGGGTGAGTATGCCGAGCAGAACCCGACTGGTAAGCGTGGCGGCTTTCTGCCCAGCGGCATAGGCTGGTACCGCAAACAGCTGGAGTGGAGCGGGACCATAGGGGAAAAGGAGCTGTTTCTCGAATTTGACGGCATTTATATGAACAGCACAATCTGGATTAACGGCTGCAAAGTAAACGAACGGCCTTACGGCTACATGGGCTTCGAGGTTGCTTTCGCAGACCTGCTTCGGGAAGGAAGCAATACCATTGCCATTCGTGTGGACAATACCGGAAGCCCCAGCGGCCGCTGGTATACTGGATGCGGCATCTATCGCCATGTTTGGCTTGTGGAGACAGACGTTGTGCGTGTCGCGCATTGGGGGACGTATGTTACGACTCCGGCCATACACGATGAGTATGCTCTTATTCACGGTCAGATCGAGCTGACCAACCATTCCGCTGGTGAGCGCGAGGTGACGCTTGTTGCTCAAGTCTTTTCTCCTTCAGGCACGCTTGTCGGGAAAGCGTCGAAGCTCTTGAAGCTGGAGGCTAATAAAGGCGCGACTGAGGAAGTGGAGATGAATATCAGCTCTCCTAAGCTCTGGTCTGTGGATACTCCGGAAGTGTATACAATGAAAACAGAGATATTCGCGAACGGCTGCTGTATCGACGATTATGTGACGAGCTTTGGCATACGGAGCTTCTCTATTGATACTACGCGCGGCTTCGTCTTGAATGGGCAGTCGATGAAGCTGAAGGGGGTATGCCTTCATCATGATGCCGGGCCTGTTGGGGCAGCAGTGCCCGAGAAGCTGCTGATGAAGCGGCTCCGAATGCTCAAGGAGATGGGGTGCAACGCAATCCGCACAGCCCATCATCCCATGTCACCCGAGTTTTATGCATTTTGCGATCGGCTTGGTTTTATCGTGATGGACGAAGCGTTCGACGGCTGGGAGGAGACGAAAGCAGATTGCGATTATGGGTTGTACTTCGAAGAATGGTGGCAGCAGGATCTCGGAGATATGCTGCGACGCGACCGCAACCATCCTTGTGTGTTGTTCTGGAGTATCGGCAACGAGGTTCTCGGCATGAAGCCCGAAACAACCCGCAAGCTTGTTGAATTCGTGCATCAGCTTGATCCGACCCGGCCGGTTACCTGCGGGATCGATTCAATTGGGCCGGGTCCTGATGAGAACCGTTCACTTCTTGATGTGGCCGGATACAATGATGGCCGTGGTTCTTGCTTTGGTTATGAGCTGGATCACGAGAAGCATCCGAATCGAATAATGGTTGCTACAGAAGCGCCGCACACCTTCCAGACCAGAGGCTTCTACCGGACGCAGACCTGGTGGCGTGACAAGAACCGTCACCGCATCGAAATCCCCAATTTGACGGAGGAGGAGCTCTTTTTTGACGGGGCGCTCCAGTACAATTCCTCTTATGACAATAGCGGGGTCCGGACCTCTGCCAGACATTCGTGGGGCTTTGTTCAGAAATATTCATACCTGATCGGAGAATTCCGGTGGACTGGCTTCGATTATCTTGGAGAATCGTTCGGCTGGCCTGCACGAAGCGCGAATTTCGGAATTATCGATTTGGCCAACTTTCCGAAGGACCATTATTATTTCTACCAGAGCCGATTTACGAGCAGTCCCATGATTCATCTGCTTCCTCATTGGACACATCCAGGCTTGGAAGATAGCCGTATACCTGTATGGATATACACGAATTGCGATGAAGCAGAGCTGCTGCTGAACGGTCGTTCGTTGGGCAGAAAGAGAATGGGAGATGCGATGTACTTGTCGTGGGACGTGAGCTATGAGCCTGGCACACTGGAGGCTATCGGGTATGTAGCAGGACAGCCGCAGGCTGTAAAGAAAGTGCGTACTGCCGGTGAGCCTGCGGGCATACGGCTGGAGACGGATACAGACAGCCTGCGCCCGGATGGACGCGATGTCGCGCAAGTCAGCTTCTCAATCATTGATGCACAAGGGCGATTCGTGCCGAGCGGGGATAGTGTCGTCGCTCTTCAGGTTGCAGGACCTGCAGAGCTTCTTGGCACGGAGAATGGGGACCCATTGGACCTGACTCCGCCGCGGTCTCCGCTTCGCAAGGCGTTCTACGGTCTCGGCATGGGGCTTGTGCAGTCAACCTTCGAGGACAAGCCGATTGAAGTTACGGCTGCCGTAATTGCAGGATCGACTATATTTACTGATTCAACCACTGTGACTATTGCTTTAGAGCGCATTGCCCTAAGAGGGGAGCTAAGCTCCAGGGAGCTTGCCATCTATTATTCCATAGACGGTTCAGAGGCGAACACGCTTTACAAGGGAGCCTTCGAAATCAATAACAGCTGTACGATTCGAGCTGTCGTGGTGGAGAATGGAGGAACGATCCTTGAGCTGCATGCCGAATTCAAAAAGGGAGTGCATGAGAAGGTCATTGATCTGACGCATGGCAATCGTCAGGAAGAGCCTGCTAGGTTCAACGGGCCGTTCGCTTTTCAAGTATGCGGTGATTGGACGGATGGCACCCTGCGGTATCATTTCCAGCCTGACGGAACAGTGCTGCAATCCATCGGCTTAGATACTCCTCTGCTGTATGGAACATGGTGGTGCGATAGCGGAACGGGGGAGCTTGCGCCTCTGGACGGGCAGAAGAATCACAAGCTCACGCTTGTCACTCAGCCAGCGGAAAGTCTGTCTCTTGAACATGACCATTGCAGGATCACATTGACTAGATTGACTCAGGGGACAATATGA
- a CDS encoding sulfatase-like hydrolase/transferase — protein sequence MNGYNILFIMTDQLRLDALGKTGGWVKTPHIDALAAEGMLFTNCITNSPVCIPARVSLATGLYPHNTGVWKNMEYDLPADSSTWMQTIRDAGYRTGLIGKTHLHRHKGDLREREHLMHAYGFDHVDEIGGPRASMWVGSHMTDEWSKAGVLDAYIQEYNDRFTTKPYVARPSVLPLSLYADVYVGTKAQAFISSYKDDKPWFCMVSFGGPHEPWDAPEPYASMYEPEQMPKPIPRPSVDSTRPIGHLDELMNEDRHSPVLEEQDIAAMRANYAGNVTLIDEQIGQILQVLKEKNELDKTVIVFTADHGEMNGDYGLLYKENFLNAAVKVPLIIWTPELKSSEHAGAVYDGMVELFDIGPTMCELAGTQLAHCHFAKSLSPVLEDPRTVHREEAISEIHGEVMLQNREWKLVLNAQGTPYLLFHLTEDPNEQRNLMGEPAYGEVVQKLKDTIFARLMSSLVYKN from the coding sequence ATGAACGGATATAATATCTTATTTATCATGACAGATCAGCTTCGATTAGATGCGCTCGGCAAAACAGGAGGCTGGGTAAAAACGCCTCATATCGATGCTCTTGCCGCAGAGGGAATGCTGTTTACCAATTGTATCACCAATTCTCCGGTTTGCATTCCGGCCCGGGTTTCTTTAGCTACAGGCTTGTACCCTCATAATACAGGGGTTTGGAAAAATATGGAGTATGATTTGCCGGCGGACAGCAGCACATGGATGCAAACGATCCGGGATGCGGGTTACCGTACCGGTCTGATTGGCAAAACTCATTTGCACCGCCACAAGGGTGATTTGAGGGAACGTGAACATCTTATGCATGCCTATGGATTTGATCATGTGGACGAAATTGGCGGACCAAGAGCCAGCATGTGGGTTGGCAGCCATATGACGGACGAGTGGAGCAAAGCTGGCGTGCTGGATGCATATATTCAGGAATATAATGACCGGTTCACCACCAAACCGTATGTAGCGAGACCGTCGGTTCTTCCTTTGTCTCTGTATGCGGATGTATATGTCGGAACAAAGGCCCAAGCATTCATCAGCAGCTATAAGGACGACAAGCCTTGGTTTTGTATGGTCAGCTTCGGCGGTCCGCATGAGCCGTGGGACGCTCCTGAGCCTTACGCCAGCATGTACGAACCGGAGCAAATGCCAAAGCCTATCCCTAGACCTTCAGTTGACTCAACTCGTCCCATAGGGCATTTGGATGAGCTGATGAACGAGGATCGGCATTCACCTGTTCTAGAGGAGCAGGACATTGCCGCCATGAGGGCCAATTATGCCGGTAATGTGACCCTGATTGATGAGCAGATCGGTCAGATACTTCAAGTCTTGAAAGAGAAAAACGAATTGGATAAGACGGTGATTGTGTTTACCGCGGACCATGGGGAAATGAACGGGGATTACGGCTTGCTTTACAAAGAGAACTTCTTAAACGCAGCGGTAAAGGTGCCGCTAATCATTTGGACCCCGGAGCTAAAGAGCAGTGAGCATGCTGGAGCAGTATACGACGGAATGGTAGAGCTGTTCGATATTGGTCCGACCATGTGCGAATTAGCCGGAACGCAGCTTGCGCATTGTCATTTTGCGAAATCGTTGAGTCCTGTTCTCGAAGACCCCAGGACAGTGCACAGGGAAGAGGCGATATCCGAGATTCACGGCGAAGTGATGCTGCAAAACCGGGAGTGGAAGTTAGTGCTTAACGCACAAGGTACTCCTTATCTGCTGTTTCATTTGACAGAGGATCCCAATGAGCAGCGTAATTTGATGGGAGAACCGGCTTATGGCGAAGTAGTTCAGAAGCTGAAGGATACTATTTTTGCAAGATTGATGTCCAGCTTAGTTTATAAGAACTAA
- a CDS encoding sulfatase, which translates to MEANHTSVNRPNFIFILLDDMGWKDLGCYGSSFYETPHLDRLASEGMRFTDAYAASPVCSPTRASILTGKYPASLGITNWIGGDAKGKLLDAPYLRYLPLEEKSMARALKEHGYRTWNVGKWHMGGKDFYPEKHGFDVNVGGCDWGSPHKGYFSPYGIETLPDGPEGEYLTDRLTDEAIRLIQQKDQAPFFLYLSHYTVHTPIQAKAEDIAKYTEKAKKLGLDQLSAIEEGELFPCEHKKHLRVQRRVIQSDPVYAAMIDNLDWNIGRLLQALEETGQAENTVIIFTSDNGGLATAESSPTCNAPLQEGKGWMYEGGVREPLIVKWPGTIKPGSVCEVPVTSPDFYPTLLEIAGLPLLPEQHSDGISFVPLLKGQDSLEREAIYWHYPHYGNQGGTPGSSIRMGNDKLIEFFEDGRVELYNLLADLGEEHDIAKERPDLAEKLQKKLSQWREQVEAKIPVPNPEYR; encoded by the coding sequence TTGGAAGCCAACCATACCTCGGTCAACCGACCGAACTTCATATTTATTTTGTTGGATGATATGGGGTGGAAGGATCTGGGTTGTTACGGAAGCTCCTTCTACGAGACGCCACATCTAGACCGCCTTGCAAGCGAGGGAATGAGATTTACGGATGCGTATGCAGCTAGCCCAGTGTGCTCTCCTACACGCGCCAGCATTCTGACGGGGAAGTATCCAGCTTCTCTCGGAATCACGAACTGGATTGGCGGCGATGCAAAGGGGAAACTGCTTGATGCACCTTATCTTCGCTATTTGCCCTTGGAAGAGAAAAGTATGGCCCGTGCTCTTAAAGAGCATGGATATCGCACCTGGAACGTAGGCAAGTGGCATATGGGCGGAAAAGATTTTTATCCCGAAAAACACGGCTTTGACGTCAATGTCGGCGGCTGCGACTGGGGATCGCCGCACAAAGGATACTTCAGCCCTTATGGAATTGAAACGCTTCCGGATGGTCCGGAGGGAGAATATTTGACGGACAGATTGACCGATGAAGCGATCAGACTGATTCAACAAAAGGATCAGGCGCCGTTTTTCCTTTACTTATCGCATTATACGGTGCATACACCGATCCAGGCCAAAGCGGAAGATATCGCCAAATATACCGAAAAAGCCAAGAAGCTCGGATTGGATCAGTTAAGTGCTATCGAAGAGGGGGAACTCTTCCCCTGCGAGCACAAGAAACATTTGCGCGTCCAACGAAGGGTGATTCAATCGGATCCCGTCTATGCGGCAATGATTGATAATCTGGACTGGAATATCGGAAGGCTGCTGCAGGCTCTGGAGGAGACGGGACAAGCTGAGAATACGGTTATTATCTTCACCTCGGACAACGGTGGATTGGCTACAGCCGAGAGCTCGCCTACATGCAATGCGCCGTTACAGGAGGGAAAAGGCTGGATGTACGAAGGCGGTGTGCGCGAGCCGTTGATCGTCAAATGGCCGGGAACAATAAAGCCCGGCAGTGTATGCGAGGTTCCGGTAACCAGCCCCGATTTTTATCCGACCCTGCTCGAAATAGCGGGACTTCCCTTATTACCAGAGCAGCATTCAGACGGAATCAGCTTCGTCCCTTTGCTGAAGGGACAAGATAGCCTGGAACGGGAAGCGATATATTGGCATTATCCCCATTATGGCAATCAAGGAGGCACCCCTGGTTCATCCATACGTATGGGGAATGATAAGCTCATTGAGTTCTTTGAAGACGGGCGTGTCGAGCTGTACAATTTGCTTGCGGATTTAGGTGAGGAACATGATATTGCCAAAGAGCGGCCGGACTTGGCGGAGAAGCTCCAAAAGAAGCTAAGCCAGTGGCGAGAGCAGGTTGAAGCGAAAATTCCAGTGCCGAATCCTGAGTATAGATAA
- a CDS encoding AraC family transcriptional regulator has translation MSSSQVKIELGNGAFSYIHSLTPRPDNGQHRLYLLKRYQLYYLISGSVDYQIEGKSYRLLPGDLLIFNSKELHRPYFTSDESYERILIFFKPEFCRYYNSPGYNLLQYFERKKPGSFNRLPSSIVKNVNIQAYFDEIEYLGREEEPQNPLLIELTFIRLLVEVNQLISSYDSPDEPILDHHEELDQMINYIHDHLSDNLSLDDMENKFHMNKYYFSHLFKKTMGVSFKQYVLHKRLSKAAEMLKLDVPPSEAARLSGFVDYSNFYKAFTKWTGVTPSKFNG, from the coding sequence GTGTCATCGAGTCAAGTAAAGATTGAACTGGGGAACGGGGCGTTCTCCTATATCCACAGCCTAACCCCTAGACCTGATAACGGTCAGCACCGTCTTTATTTACTGAAGCGTTATCAACTTTATTACCTGATCTCAGGCAGCGTAGATTACCAAATTGAAGGAAAGAGTTATCGATTACTTCCTGGCGACCTGTTGATTTTCAACTCTAAGGAATTACACCGTCCCTACTTTACATCCGACGAGAGCTATGAGCGCATTCTCATCTTCTTCAAGCCTGAATTTTGTCGCTATTACAATAGTCCGGGCTATAATTTGTTACAGTACTTTGAAAGGAAAAAGCCTGGGAGCTTTAATCGCCTTCCCTCATCTATAGTGAAGAACGTTAATATACAGGCCTATTTTGACGAGATCGAGTACTTGGGTCGCGAGGAAGAACCTCAGAATCCCCTGCTTATTGAATTGACGTTCATTCGATTGCTTGTCGAAGTAAACCAACTCATCTCCTCCTATGACAGTCCAGATGAGCCAATACTGGATCATCACGAAGAGCTTGATCAGATGATTAACTATATCCACGATCACTTATCCGACAACCTTTCGCTGGATGATATGGAAAATAAGTTTCACATGAATAAGTATTATTTTTCTCACTTATTCAAAAAAACCATGGGCGTTTCCTTCAAGCAGTATGTCCTGCACAAACGGCTATCCAAGGCGGCTGAGATGCTCAAGCTTGACGTACCGCCATCGGAGGCGGCACGTCTTTCCGGATTTGTAGATTACTCGAATTTTTATAAAGCGTTTACGAAATGGACAGGAGTCACACCATCTAAATTTAATGGATGA
- a CDS encoding glycoside hydrolase family 88 protein yields the protein MITVNKLLQNQSSYIEDCWERIEGKLAVTIERIKDGMPHSTFDGVYDDWQDQKSWWTNTFWAGILWLLYRETKQEHYKEYAQSIEAKMDEVLYGYDKLHHDVGFMWLLSSVMNYELTGNEQSKQRAMLAANILSARANIAGGYIRAWNGDKEGWAIIDCMMNIPLLFWASKMSKDDRFKHIGIMHADKTMNHFVREDGSVHHIVSFDPSNGEVLDTPRGQGYDSGSSWSRGQSWAVYGFVQAYQWTGKQEYLHSAKRIAHYVLTCLSQTGYVPPCDYRQPAESSLLDSSAGAILACGLIEIAKSVPEAEKILYLQGAISILKALDTQCGVWDLSDEALLTNATSAYHPGAFKRAVIGNGALIYGDYYFVEAICKLKEMMK from the coding sequence ATGATTACAGTTAATAAATTGTTGCAGAATCAATCAAGTTATATCGAGGATTGTTGGGAACGCATCGAGGGGAAGCTTGCAGTAACGATTGAACGTATTAAGGACGGGATGCCGCATTCCACGTTCGATGGTGTATATGATGACTGGCAGGATCAGAAGTCATGGTGGACGAATACGTTCTGGGCCGGTATATTATGGCTGCTTTATCGGGAAACGAAGCAGGAGCATTATAAAGAATACGCTCAGAGTATTGAAGCCAAGATGGATGAGGTTCTTTATGGGTATGACAAGTTGCACCATGATGTTGGTTTCATGTGGCTGTTATCGAGCGTTATGAATTATGAGCTGACAGGCAACGAGCAATCGAAACAACGCGCTATGCTTGCTGCTAATATCCTATCGGCCAGAGCCAACATCGCCGGTGGTTATATCCGTGCCTGGAACGGTGACAAAGAAGGCTGGGCGATCATAGACTGCATGATGAATATTCCTCTGCTCTTCTGGGCGAGCAAGATGAGCAAGGATGATCGCTTCAAGCATATCGGCATCATGCATGCGGACAAGACGATGAATCATTTCGTTCGGGAGGATGGATCAGTTCACCATATTGTTAGCTTCGACCCTTCGAACGGAGAAGTACTGGACACCCCACGAGGTCAGGGCTACGACAGTGGCTCATCCTGGTCTAGAGGGCAGAGTTGGGCGGTGTATGGCTTCGTTCAGGCGTATCAGTGGACAGGGAAGCAAGAGTACCTGCATTCGGCTAAGCGAATTGCTCATTATGTGCTTACATGTCTGTCGCAGACCGGATATGTTCCACCTTGCGACTACAGACAGCCAGCGGAGTCATCTCTTCTCGACAGTAGTGCTGGAGCTATTTTAGCATGTGGCCTTATCGAGATTGCGAAGTCTGTACCGGAGGCGGAGAAGATACTTTATCTGCAAGGGGCAATCTCTATCCTGAAGGCGTTGGATACTCAATGTGGGGTGTGGGATCTTTCGGATGAAGCGTTGCTTACGAATGCAACCTCGGCCTATCATCCGGGTGCGTTTAAGCGGGCGGTCATCGGCAACGGAGCACTCATTTACGGTGACTATTATTTTGTAGAAGCGATTTGCAAGTTGAAGGAAATGATGAAATGA